ATTATGAACAAGAGGTAATGCTTGGTTATTCTGATAGTAATAAGGATGGAGGCTACTTAACTTCTAGTTATTCATTATATAAGGCACAAAAAAATCTAATAAAATTAGGTGAAAAATATGGAATTAATATTAGCTATTTTCATGGTAGAGGTGGAACAGTTGGTCGTGGTGGAGGACCAAGTTATGAAGCAATTTTAGCACAACCAAATGGAAGTATTAAAGGAAAAATTAGATTGACTGAACAAGGAGAAATAATAGATGCTAAATACGGAAATTATAATAATGGTATGTATAATTTGGAAGCATTGATTACAGCAAGTTTGGAAGTTGGACAGGTTAATAGTCAAGAAAATTTGGATAAATATGAAAATATTATGGAAAAATTGTCTAATATAAGCTATAAAAAATATAGGGATTTAGTTTTTTCAAAAGAAAAATTTATAGATTTCTTTTATGACATAACACCAATAACAGAAATTTCAAAATTGAATTTAGGTTCAAGACCTGCAAGTAGAAAAAGTGGAAGAAGCATAGAAAATTTAAGAGCAATTCCTTGGGTATTTTCATGGTCACAAACAAGAATTATGTTACCAGGATGGTATGGCTTAGGTACAGCATTAGCAAATGAAAATATAGAAGAATTAAAGGAAATGTATAACAATTTTCCATTCTTTAGAACTCAAATATCGAATGTAGATATGTTACTTGCAAAAACAGATATGGAAATAGCAAAGCTTTATTTAAGTTTAGCAAAGGATAAAAAAGAAGCAGAAGATATATTTTCTATGATATTAGAAGAATATAAATTAACAAAAGAAATGATACTTAAGGTTTCATCGAAAAAAACTTTATTAGAAGATAATATTGAATTGAAGGAAAGTTTGAATAATAGAGTACCATATTTTAATGCTTTGAATAAATTACAAATAAAATTATTACAAAAAGAAAGAGAAGGCTTTGGTGATGAAAATTTACTAAAAGCTATACATACTTGCATAAATGGAATAGCAACAGGACTTAGAAACTCAGGTTGAAATAAAAGATGCACAAAAGTACTTGTGCATCTTATTTTATTAAAAAAAATATGCTAGAATATATATGTATTAGACCATATTTTGCTTTAAATATAAGGGGTTTAATATGAAATTAGAAGAAAAATATTTGAAATATGGGTGTGATGCTCTTACAGAAGTAGAATTATTACAATTAATGTTATATATAATTGGAGAAAAATATACAAAGGTAAAAGCAAAAAAGTTATTAAAAACATATGCTAATTTGGCTAATATTCTAGCAAGAGATAATTATATTTTTGAAAATGATATAAGTGTACCAATAAAATTTAAGATATTAAAAAAATTATTAATAGAAATTTTCTATAAAGATTATCTTCAAAATTTTATATCAAATGAGAAAAAAATTTCTGATACAGCAAGTTTAATAAATTTTTTAAGGCAAGAACTAGCTTATGAATTAAAGGAAAGATTTGATATAATATTTTTAACGACAAATTTAAATTTAATAAAACATGAAACTATATTTAAAGGTACAATAGATAGAAGTATAGTGTTTTTGCGTGAAATAATAACGAAGGTATTATGTTTAAATGCTAAAAATATAATAATTGCACATAATCATCCTTCAGGCTCATTGGTACCATCTAATGATGATATTAAAGTTACATTAAAAATAAAAGAAGGACTTAAAATATTTGAGATTAATTTATTGGATCATATAATAATAAGCAAAAAGGGATATTTTAGTTTTGTAGAAGGAGGAGTACTTTGAATATATTAAATATAAAATTTAGGAAAACTAAAAAGGTATATCCTTTTATTGTTCAAGAAGATGAAGATTATTCTAAGGGGGATTATGTAATAGTTGAAACAATAAGAGGAGATCAAATAGGGATGGTTATAAGTAAAAATAAATTCATTCCTAAAAATGAAGAAGTAGAAGATATAAAAATAAGAGAAGTTAAGAGAAAATTAAATAAAAAAGAAATAGAAACATTGCCAGCTTTAGATAAAAAAGCAGATGAAGCCTATTTTAAATGTAAAAAAATAGTAAAAAGAATTTTACCTGAAATGAATCTTGTTATAGGAGAATATACTTTTGGCGAAGAAAAATTAATTTTTTATTTCACTGCAGAAGATAGACTAGATTTTAGAGAATTAGTAAAGGAAGTAAATAAAGCATTTAATAGAAGAGTAGAATTTTATCAAATTAAGCAAAATGATGAAGGAAGAATATTAAATGCCTTCGGAAAATATGGTAAAGAGTTATATTGGTAATATGATAGAAACAATAGGAACTTATACAATTAAATTAAATAATGAAAATTTTAATATTACAACAGATGCGATAGAACTTGTTAATTTTATGTTAAAAGATGATATAAGTGTAGGAGATATACTTGAAATAGGAGCTGGTAGTGGCTATATTAGTTTTAAACTCTATGGATATAATAAAAATATAGTTGCAGTTGAGATACAAAAAGATGTGTTTAAATTATTAGAAAAAAATATAAGAGTAAATAATTTAAAAATAAAGGCAATTAATGAAGATATTATAAAATATGAAGGAAAATTTGACTATATTATTTCAAATCCACCCTATTATAAGTTAGAATCAGGTAAATATCCTAAAAATGAAGTTGTAAAAAATTCAAAATTTGAAACTTTACTTAATCTAGAAAATATATGTAAAAAAATTTATTCTTTTTTAAAGAGTGATAAATCTAAATTTTATTTAGTTTATCCTATTTATAGAAAAGAAGAAGTAAAAAAAGAAATATTAAAAAATAATTTAAAAATAATTAGGGAACAACAAACTGCAAAGTTATATTTTGTTTGTGGTTCAAAGAAAAATTAGATGTCGATGACATCTTATTTTTTTATTTATTATTATTATTTTTTTTTTTTTTTTTTTTTTTTTTTTTTTTTTT
Above is a genomic segment from Sneathia sanguinegens containing:
- a CDS encoding JAB domain-containing protein, with protein sequence MKLEEKYLKYGCDALTEVELLQLMLYIIGEKYTKVKAKKLLKTYANLANILARDNYIFENDISVPIKFKILKKLLIEIFYKDYLQNFISNEKKISDTASLINFLRQELAYELKERFDIIFLTTNLNLIKHETIFKGTIDRSIVFLREIITKVLCLNAKNIIIAHNHPSGSLVPSNDDIKVTLKIKEGLKIFEINLLDHIIISKKGYFSFVEGGVL
- the ricT gene encoding PSP1 family protein; this translates as MNILNIKFRKTKKVYPFIVQEDEDYSKGDYVIVETIRGDQIGMVISKNKFIPKNEEVEDIKIREVKRKLNKKEIETLPALDKKADEAYFKCKKIVKRILPEMNLVIGEYTFGEEKLIFYFTAEDRLDFRELVKEVNKAFNRRVEFYQIKQNDEGRILNAFGKYGKELYW
- a CDS encoding methyltransferase, with translation MPSENMVKSYIGNMIETIGTYTIKLNNENFNITTDAIELVNFMLKDDISVGDILEIGAGSGYISFKLYGYNKNIVAVEIQKDVFKLLEKNIRVNNLKIKAINEDIIKYEGKFDYIISNPPYYKLESGKYPKNEVVKNSKFETLLNLENICKKIYSFLKSDKSKFYLVYPIYRKEEVKKEILKNNLKIIREQQTAKLYFVCGSKKN